A genomic window from Streptomyces broussonetiae includes:
- a CDS encoding ABC transporter permease: MTATVVAPDRTAGTGRVSVSRGYRFELVKLVSQWRIRLLVLACWIAPALFVAGVGQQSTLPSDTLFGRWMLATGWAGPLVILGFSGTWALPLLTSVVAGDVFASEDRLGTWRHLLVAVRSPRRIFVAKALASLTVILLLVIGLAASSTAGGLVAVGNHPLVGLDGRLLSPGDAAGRVLLAWACVLAPTLALAGIGLLGSVVLGRSPMGLLLPAVVALAMQLAQMLPLPVAVRLALPSWAFIAWNGVFTSPAQLGPLAIGIVVSLVWAVTATLIAYLLFLRRDFTNLSDDGSARRALTAGLLPLAGLVAVTVAVVTAVTGVTSGSGIRQDKVQRSLATAFAHLYRMQTSQLNRPAVTEAQLRSSAACTKGDVQDGAEGAGNDWRCVVSWHLPGTQTTGQAIYQLDITADGRFVADGDGPKEVNGYFLMHTSTGDAPNPLWQFDGNVDLLNTSLKG, encoded by the coding sequence ATGACCGCGACCGTCGTCGCCCCCGACCGCACGGCCGGCACCGGCCGGGTCTCGGTGTCCCGGGGCTACCGCTTCGAACTGGTCAAACTCGTCTCGCAGTGGCGGATCCGGCTGCTGGTTCTCGCGTGCTGGATCGCCCCGGCGCTCTTCGTCGCCGGAGTCGGCCAGCAGAGCACGCTGCCCTCCGACACCCTCTTCGGCCGCTGGATGCTCGCCACGGGCTGGGCCGGACCCCTGGTGATCCTCGGTTTCTCCGGAACCTGGGCGCTGCCGCTGCTGACCTCGGTGGTGGCCGGTGACGTGTTCGCCTCCGAGGACCGGCTCGGCACCTGGCGCCACCTGCTGGTGGCGGTCCGCTCACCGCGGCGGATCTTCGTGGCGAAGGCACTGGCGTCCCTCACCGTGATCCTGCTGCTCGTGATCGGCCTGGCCGCCTCGAGCACCGCCGGCGGGCTCGTGGCGGTCGGCAACCATCCGCTGGTCGGACTCGACGGGCGGCTGCTCTCCCCGGGGGACGCCGCCGGCCGTGTCCTGCTCGCCTGGGCCTGTGTGCTGGCCCCGACCCTGGCCCTCGCCGGGATCGGACTCCTCGGGTCGGTCGTGCTCGGGCGGTCACCGATGGGTCTGCTGCTGCCCGCGGTCGTCGCGCTCGCGATGCAGCTCGCCCAGATGCTGCCGCTGCCCGTCGCCGTTCGACTCGCCCTGCCCAGCTGGGCGTTCATCGCCTGGAACGGCGTGTTCACCAGTCCCGCCCAGCTCGGACCGCTCGCCATCGGCATCGTGGTCAGCCTCGTGTGGGCCGTGACCGCGACGCTCATCGCCTATCTGCTGTTCCTGCGGCGCGACTTCACCAATCTCAGCGACGACGGATCGGCACGCCGTGCGCTCACGGCCGGGCTCCTGCCGCTCGCCGGGCTGGTGGCCGTCACGGTCGCGGTCGTCACGGCGGTGACCGGAGTGACCAGCGGCTCCGGGATCCGGCAGGACAAGGTGCAGCGCTCGCTGGCCACGGCCTTCGCCCACCTCTACCGGATGCAGACCTCCCAGCTCAACCGGCCCGCCGTCACCGAGGCACAGCTGAGGTCCTCCGCGGCCTGCACCAAGGGAGACGTGCAGGACGGCGCCGAGGGTGCGGGCAACGACTGGCGCTGCGTCGTCTCCTGGCATCTGCCCGGTACCCAGACCACGGGACAGGCCATCTACCAGCTCGACATCACCGCGGACGGGCGGTTCGTGGCCGACGGCGACGGACCCAAGGAAGTGAACGGCTACTTCCTCATGCACACCTCCACCGGAGACGCACCGAACCCGCTCTGGCAGTTCGACGGCAACGTCGACCTACTCAACACCTCCCTGAAGGGATGA
- a CDS encoding ABC transporter ATP-binding protein: MDTLLAIRARGITKCFGDVVALDGIDLDVTQGQIHGLVGPNGAGKTTLLGLLLGLAVADSGSLEILGTPVGRAYAAPDSVAGFVDGPGLYPSLTARQNLAALARLRGADARTAGIDAALDQVGLTDVADDKTRGFSLGMRQRLGLAAALLTRPRLLVLDEPSNGLDPAGKRHVHGVLSRLAAQGTGVVLSSHRMDDLEALCSEVTILATGRVVFSGPLGKLAAENRELDYRLVTSDPQAARRLATGAPGIRTVDGPGAEALVVRALVPDLDELVVRLVHAGIALRELAPVVSPLEAAFLALTEQQKSAGERRETDADRQRNGAEQQEAGR; this comes from the coding sequence ATGGACACACTCCTCGCGATCCGGGCGCGTGGGATCACCAAGTGTTTCGGCGACGTCGTCGCGCTCGACGGCATTGACCTCGATGTGACACAGGGACAGATCCACGGCCTGGTCGGACCGAACGGCGCCGGCAAGACGACCCTGCTCGGCCTCCTGCTCGGGCTGGCCGTCGCCGACAGCGGGAGCCTGGAGATCCTCGGTACGCCGGTCGGACGGGCGTACGCCGCTCCGGACTCGGTCGCCGGTTTCGTGGACGGCCCGGGACTCTACCCTTCGCTCACCGCACGGCAGAATCTCGCCGCGCTGGCCAGGCTCCGCGGTGCCGATGCCCGAACGGCGGGCATCGACGCCGCACTCGACCAGGTCGGGCTCACCGACGTCGCCGACGACAAGACCCGTGGCTTCTCCCTGGGTATGCGCCAACGGCTCGGGCTCGCCGCCGCCCTGCTCACCAGGCCCCGGCTGCTCGTGCTGGACGAGCCGTCCAACGGCCTGGACCCGGCCGGCAAGAGACACGTCCACGGCGTCCTCAGCCGACTCGCCGCCCAGGGCACCGGCGTCGTGCTCTCGAGCCACCGCATGGACGACCTCGAGGCCCTGTGCTCCGAAGTCACCATTCTCGCCACGGGACGAGTCGTCTTCTCCGGTCCGCTGGGCAAACTGGCCGCCGAGAACCGCGAACTCGACTACCGGCTCGTCACCTCCGACCCGCAGGCCGCCCGCCGACTGGCCACCGGGGCGCCCGGGATCCGGACGGTGGACGGCCCCGGCGCCGAGGCGCTCGTCGTCCGGGCGCTGGTGCCCGACCTCGACGAACTCGTCGTACGGCTCGTGCACGCGGGCATCGCACTGCGCGAACTCGCCCCCGTGGTGTCCCCGCTCGAGGCCGCGTTCCTCGCCCTCACCGAACAGCAGAAGTCCGCCGGCGAACGGCGCGAGACAGATGCCGACCGGCAGCGGAACGGCGCCGAGCAGCAGGAGGCCGGCCGATGA
- a CDS encoding glycoside hydrolase family 88 protein, with product MSISRRTVLAVAAGATAGAATPAQAAQTSAEREPDTSADALEAAADYAVEKLRAVAPGVSAFPVGTKFEKWVFSKDGDWVGGFWPGTLWMAYLRSGDDMFRTLALDSARKLAPRRFDTTTHDLGFLFSPSWVTAWRLTGDDTWGAGAVQAADSLIQRYNPRGRFIRAWGALNDPQNAGRVIMDTLMNLDLLAFASRRTGDGKYLDVAVAHAETAQRYFPRPDGSTPHVFDFDPDTGAPIGPNTVQGYSPSSCWSRGQAWGIYGFTTMYRRTGHRPFLDTARRLADYATGVLTPDAVPVWDYRAPQQPHDVKDASAGAVTACGLLDLSAATGSPQYRRVALRILTALSETCLTRRSARAEAIVARCTRNRPAEDGIEVSLPYADYYLLEGILRVLQPKDVDRAIDLSTAAARING from the coding sequence ATGAGCATTTCCCGGCGTACCGTGCTCGCCGTGGCAGCCGGCGCCACGGCTGGTGCCGCCACTCCGGCACAGGCCGCGCAGACGTCCGCAGAGCGGGAGCCGGACACCTCTGCCGACGCGCTCGAGGCGGCCGCCGACTACGCGGTGGAGAAGCTGCGCGCCGTCGCGCCGGGGGTGAGCGCCTTCCCGGTCGGCACGAAGTTCGAGAAGTGGGTCTTCTCGAAGGACGGCGACTGGGTGGGAGGGTTCTGGCCGGGCACCCTGTGGATGGCGTATCTGCGCAGCGGGGACGACATGTTCCGCACTCTGGCGCTGGACTCGGCACGCAAGCTCGCTCCCCGCCGGTTCGACACCACCACCCACGACCTCGGCTTCCTCTTCTCTCCGTCCTGGGTCACCGCCTGGCGGCTGACAGGCGACGACACGTGGGGCGCGGGCGCCGTACAGGCGGCCGACTCGCTGATCCAGCGCTACAACCCGCGTGGCCGCTTCATTCGGGCCTGGGGAGCGCTGAACGATCCCCAGAACGCGGGCCGGGTCATCATGGACACCTTGATGAACCTCGATCTGCTGGCCTTCGCGAGCCGGCGGACGGGGGACGGAAAGTACCTCGACGTGGCCGTGGCCCACGCCGAGACGGCGCAGCGGTACTTTCCCCGCCCGGACGGCTCGACTCCCCATGTCTTCGACTTCGACCCGGACACCGGCGCGCCGATCGGCCCGAACACGGTCCAGGGCTACAGCCCTTCCTCCTGCTGGTCGCGTGGACAGGCCTGGGGCATCTACGGATTCACCACCATGTACCGCCGGACCGGTCACCGGCCGTTCCTGGACACGGCGCGCAGACTCGCCGACTACGCGACAGGAGTGCTGACCCCTGACGCCGTGCCGGTGTGGGACTACCGCGCGCCGCAGCAACCCCACGACGTCAAGGACGCGTCGGCGGGCGCGGTGACGGCCTGCGGGCTGCTCGACCTGTCCGCCGCGACCGGCAGTCCGCAGTACCGGCGTGTCGCGCTGCGCATCCTCACCGCGCTCTCGGAGACCTGCCTGACGCGGAGATCGGCCCGCGCGGAGGCCATCGTCGCCCGCTGCACCCGCAACCGCCCTGCCGAGGACGGGATCGAGGTCTCGCTGCCCTACGCCGACTACTACCTGCTGGAGGGCATCCTGCGCGTGCTGCAGCCGAAGGACGTCGACCGGGCCATCGACTTGTCGACGGCAGCGGCGCGGATCAACGGCTGA
- a CDS encoding short-chain fatty acyl-CoA regulator family protein, with amino-acid sequence MRKCRQWAPGNTEEAFARPGHVQVSETPQALRDLWTALAATRHRGGRGERGRTFALGLGRGIRHAHRLVRSVGLDLTNSRAATPIGIGRLDGPAAPPGPPVTGCGSTGTPAPVCRTQWPDVERQLL; translated from the coding sequence TTGAGGAAGTGCCGCCAGTGGGCGCCCGGGAACACCGAGGAGGCGTTCGCCCGCCCCGGCCACGTCCAGGTGTCCGAAACACCGCAGGCGCTGCGCGACTTGTGGACCGCGCTCGCCGCCACCCGGCACCGGGGCGGCCGGGGCGAGCGCGGCCGGACCTTCGCCCTCGGCCTCGGTCGCGGGATCCGCCACGCCCACCGCCTCGTCCGCTCCGTCGGCCTCGACCTCACCAACTCCCGCGCCGCCACCCCCATCGGCATCGGCCGCCTCGACGGCCCCGCCGCCCCGCCCGGGCCCCCGGTCACCGGCTGCGGATCGACCGGAACACCGGCACCTGTGTGCCGTACCCAGTGGCCCGACGTCGAAAGACAGCTTCTCTGA
- a CDS encoding GNAT family N-acetyltransferase — MHLRDVLPDDVDAYVRMRCDPVMMADLGGPLPRAGMADKVRRDAQEAAADLAWLKMIVPDPDRPDVVAGTVTLWSHGTGTGPISEIGWMVLPEFQGRGLGRRAVRALLEQARDQDRWGLVHAFPATGNAASNGICRSVGFRFLSEIDVPFAGRVLRGNHWVVDPRTDLRRQDP, encoded by the coding sequence GTGCACCTGCGCGACGTCTTGCCGGACGATGTCGATGCCTACGTCCGGATGCGGTGTGACCCGGTGATGATGGCCGACCTCGGCGGGCCCCTGCCCCGTGCGGGGATGGCGGACAAGGTCCGCAGGGATGCGCAGGAGGCGGCCGCCGACCTCGCCTGGCTCAAGATGATCGTCCCCGACCCGGACCGCCCCGACGTGGTGGCAGGGACGGTGACCCTCTGGTCCCACGGCACCGGTACCGGACCGATCTCCGAGATCGGCTGGATGGTCCTGCCGGAATTCCAGGGGCGGGGGCTGGGCAGGCGTGCCGTCCGTGCCCTCCTGGAGCAGGCCCGGGACCAGGACCGGTGGGGACTCGTGCATGCCTTCCCCGCGACAGGCAACGCGGCCTCCAACGGCATCTGCCGCTCGGTCGGCTTCCGGTTCCTCTCGGAGATAGACGTGCCCTTCGCGGGGCGGGTCCTCAGGGGCAACCACTGGGTCGTCGATCCGCGGACGGACCTCAGACGACAGGACCCGTGA